The Pseudomonas nunensis genome includes the window CCCGGGATCAGCGTCTTGGCTGGACGGACATTGCCGAACAATTCAAACGTTTCGCGCAGTCGCACGTTGGATGAGCGGAAACCTTCGCCGACTGGCGTCGTCAGCGGGCCTTTGAGCACTAGCTTGCGTGCACGGATACTGTCCAGGGTGGCGGTCGGCAGTGGATCGCCCACCGCTGCGACGCCGGCCATCCCCGCCACTTGGACATCCCAGTCGAAAGGGCTTCCCAGCGCGTCCAGAACCCTGACGGTGGCTTCGACCACTTCCGGCCCGATACCATCACCTGGAATCAGCGTTGCCGGAATTTTGTTTGAAGATGTATTTTCCACGATGGTTTCTCTTTAGAAGGTGCCGGGTTACTGAAGATGAGCGGTGGAGCCACCTGCTGACGGGGCTGTGGCGCGAAACTCCACGCCCAGCAGCCGCTCATACACTTTGATCATCGCGCCCTTGTCACTGTCGCCATGGCCCTGGAGTACGGCGGTCTGGTAGGTCGCCGTGGCGGCGGATAACACGGGTAGCGGAATGCCCATCTTCGTGCTCAACCCGGCGCCACTGACGAGATCCTTGTAGGCATGTTTAAGCGGGTATCCGCTGCTGAACTGGCCAGCCAGAATATGGGGCACGAAAAACTCTGAGGCGTAGCTACGCCCTGTTCCGCTGTTCACGATCGCCGCCACTTTCTCGGCGTTGAGGCCAAGCTTGACGGCCATCGGTAAGATTTCAGCAATGGCCGCGCAGTTAATATCGAACAACAGCTGATTGATGAGTTTGGCCAGTTGACCCGCACCCGCCGCCCCCATGTAGAGAATATTGGAGGCCATTTTTTCCAGGTAAGGAGCGACCTCGTTGAATACCTGCTCGTTCCCGCCACACATGGCAGTCAATGTCCCGTCAACGGCCCGGGAAGCCATGCCGGAAACCGGGGCGTCGAGAAAGTGGATACCTAGTGCGGCCAATTTCGCTTCGATACTCACGGTCAGCGCATAACTGATCGTGCTGGTATCGACGACGATGCTGCCGGGACGCATCCATTGCGCGAGACCTTCGGCACCAAACAGGAAGTGATCGACCACTTCATCATCAGGCAGTGACAAAAACACCAAGTCGCAGTCGGCCAGGGCGCGGCGATCGTCAGTCGCTATCGCTCCCAGCCGTTCCAACTCGGCGTAGGCCCGGCCACTGGCCGTATTGACCAATAAACCGGGGTGAGAACGCAGCAGGTTGATTGCCATGGGCCTGCCCATTTGGCCAAGCCCGATGAATGCCATTTTCATGTTGAATTTCCCTGATTCGATCATGTACGCGGAACAGCGCCATTGAGCGTCGTGGCCTGCAAGAAATCAAAATCCACACCGGTGTCAGCTTGAGTGACCGATTGCAGGAACAACTTGTGGTAGCCACGATCGCCTGTCGGTATCACGACCGGCCTGGCTTCGGAACGCCGGCGCATTTCCTCATCCGAAATCAGCACCGATATCTCCCGATTCGATAGGCTGAGACGAATGCGATCTCCGTTCTGGACATAGGCGAGCGGACCGCCGACCGCCGCTTCGGGGGTGACGTGCAGGACGATGGTGCCGAATGCCGTTCCGCTCATGCGTCCATCGGAAATTCTGATGATGTCCTTCACGCCGGCCTTGGCCAGTTTTTGCGGGATGGGTATATAGCCCGCCTCTGGCATACCCGGTCCGCCCTTGGGGCCAATGTTCTTGAGCACCAGGACATCCTCTGGAGTGACGTCCAGTTCATCGCTGTCGATGCGGGCGGCGAGATCCTCCATATTCTCGAAAACCACGGCACGGCCTTCATGCTCCATCAGACCTGCGTCAGCCGCCGATTGCTTGATGATTGCACCGCCTGGCGCCAGATTACCGCGAAGTACTGCAATGCCTCCCTGGGGATAGATGGGCTGCAAGAAGGGGCGCACTACATTTTGATTGAACGCCGGTTCGCCTCGTTCGAGTTCTTCGCCCAAGGTCCGCCCGGTAACGGTCAGCGCTTCAAGGTTGAGTAAGGGTTTTAACTCACGCAGCAGCGTGGTCATCCCGCCGGCATCGTGAAAATCCTCCATGTACTGGGTGCCAGAAGGCTTGAGATCCACCAATACGGGCGTCTCACGACTCATCCGGTCCAAGGCGGCCAAATCCACTTCCAATCCCATGCGACCGGCAATGGCCGTGAGGTGGACAATACCGTTGGTGGATCCACCAATGGCCAGCAGCACACGCATGGCATTTTCGAACGCGGCCGGGGTCAGGATCTTGTCGATGGTTCGACGCTGGCGAGCCATATCGACGATGCACGTGCCGGTTTCCTCAGCAATGCGCATGCGATCCGAGGTAACGGCTGGAGGTGTCGCGCAACCCGGCACGGTCATGCCCAGCGCTTCAGCGATACAGGCCATTGTGCTGGCGGTGCCCATGACCGAGCAGGTCCCCACACTCGCGACCAGCCGGCTGTTAACGTCGGCGATTTCAACGCCGTCTATTTCGCCGGCACGGAATTTACCCCAGTAGCGTCGGCAGTCAGTGCACGCCCCTACCCGCTCGCCCCGGTGACTGCCCGTGAGCATTGAACCGGTAATCAACTGGATGGCGGGGATACCGGCCGAGGCGGCTCCCATCAACTGCGCTGGGACGGTTTTGTCGCAGCCACCGATCAGGACGACTGCATCCATAGGCTGAGCCCGAAGCATTTCCTCAGTGTCCATCGACATCAGATTGCGCAGGTACATGCTGGTGGGCGCCGAAAAGCTTTCACCGATCGAGATCGTTGGAAATTCCATTGGCAAGCCACCAGCGTGCTGGATACCACGCTTCAGCGCTTCCACCAGTTGGGGCATGTTTCCGTGACAGGGGTTGTACGCACTACCGGTGGAGGCGATGCCTATGACGGGTTTCTCAAGCGCACCGTCGGTGTAACCCGATCCTTTGATAAACGCTTTTCGTAGAAACAGCGAAAAGCCTTTGTCTCCATAGTTGGTGAGGCCACGGCGAAGGCCCGAGGTTTCACTCGAATCTTTCGGGGCACTGGAAGGCAAATCATCGTCAAAAGGCATGGCGTCATATTCCGGGTTGCGTAGGGAACGGGAATGCTGTGTCGCCATACTAGGAACGCTTACTCATCATGTGAAATATATTGTTATGATCAGTTTCATCACAAAGTGTGATGTGGAATCAGAAAGTGGAGTGCGCGGAAGTGAATTTGAAAGCGCTCAGATGCTGTGTCGAAATAGCCCGTCAAGGCAGCTTTACCAAGGCGGCACACACGCTTCATATCGCCCAGCCTGCATTGAGCATGGCCGTGACTCGCCTTGAGGAAGAGTTGGACGTCATCCTTTTCAACCGTGCGCCACGACAAATCACGGTCACGGCTGAAGGGCAATGCTTTCTGGCCCGTGTCGAAGTGGCGCTGTTGGAGTTGGACATGGCGCGCCAGGAACTGCGTGACATGGCTCAACTGCACAGTGGCGAAATAAAGGTGGGCGTACCGCCGATGTTCGGGATCAACTATGTCCCGGATCTGCTCAGCGCCTTCCGACGCGAGTACCCCGGGATCGTGATGACCGTCATCGAAGGCAGCGCGGACGCGATTGGCCAGCGCCTCGAAAATCGCGAAATCGACGTGGCGTTGCTCGAATCCCGGCGAGTGGGAAGCGCATGGGAATCGGTGTTGCTGGGCAACGACGAAATGGTGCTGTGCATGAGGGAGGATCATTCACTGGCTACTGAACCTCACCTCGAAGCCCATCAATTACAAGGCGCAGAGATGGTGGTATTCGATCAGACATTCCTGCAACGCCATCTGCTCGATGCCTTCTGCAACGCCTCCGGCATCAGCTATCGGATTGCACTGCAAAGCAATTTTGTATCCCTTGTGACAAAAGCGACGTTCGACGGAATGGGGATATCCACGCTCCTGCGCTCAGTTCAGGAACGCGAGCCGGGGATCGTTGGGGTGCCGTTCAAACCAGCCCAGACCATGAGCTTCAGGTTATGTTGGCGAGCTAACGAATACCTTTCCCTGGCGAATAAGCGTTTCGTCGACTTTGCCCAGACTGCTGGTTTCTTCAACAGACCGTAAGTTTGAGATGCAACCAAACAAGCGAGCGCCTGAACCAAAGCTTTGCACACTGGGCGTGCCCTTCAATCCATTGCAGATCATGAGCTTCAGCTTGTGCTGGCGCGCCAATGAATACCTTTCATTGGCGAACAAACGGTTTATTGAATTTGCTCAGAAGGCTGGTTTTTTTATTAACCAAGAGACGCATCCATCTCACAAAAAAAAGCCCGGCGGATAAGGCCGGGCTATCGTCGAGTACTGCGGTAGAACCATGCATTCAGGCGGCACGGCGTTCAATCAGGCGGTCAGAACCACTTTCGGCAACCTGGTTGCCTTTCAGATGATCCGAACCATCAGAGGCAACAGAATCGCTGAACAGTGGATCGGTTTCAGTCGAGGCAACGGCGTCGCTGAACAGCGGGTCAGTCTCATTAGCGGCAACGGCGTCGCTGAACAATGGATCGGTTTCAGTAGCGGCTACGGCGTCGCTGAAAAGACGATCCGAAGCATCCGCAACAGCGCGTTTTTCCAGAAGACGATCTGCGCCACCTTCGGCAACACGATTCTGCATCAGGTGATCCGAGCCGCCTTCAGCGACCACAGGTTGAGTAGAAGTGGCAGCGAATGCATTCAGTGCGAAGATCGAGAACGCGATGCCGAGGATGGTTTGGCGTTTCATGATGGTGTGCTCCGGGGTGTAGTGGTTGGGTATGGAGCCGATCTTACGCCGCGGTATTAATAAGAGAACTTCATTGAGTCAATGGTTGTTATTGACACGATTAATGAGTGATCGGCAGATGCGAGAAACACATCTGTTGGCCGCAAGCCGGTGCGCCTCTCTCAGGCAAACGCCGCCTCGACAAATGCCTCCAGCGCCTTGTCTTCCAGGATCTCGATGGAGAAGTGACCAAAGCGTTTGGGCAGCCAGATGATGCGTTTCCCGGACGGAGATTGCAGGTTCTCCAAGGCCAGTGGCTTGCCGTTTTCGTCCTCTGGCTGAACACCGGCGAGGATCAATTCGTCGTAGGTTTTCTCGATGTCCGGTGTCGTGTAGCAGTGACGGTAAATCATCCCTTCGCCCACAGTGTCCAACAGCTCCTTCAGGTTCCCCGCCAGCGGCTGTACCAACATGAAACGCTCTTGCCCGATCAGCGCAATCGCGTAGCGCACGTGCAGGCCGCCTCGTTCCCAGATGAGGGTTTTGGAAATCCTGGCTTGCAGTATCTGCGCGTAGTAAGCACAGGCTTCTTCCAGATTCTTGACCAGTACATCGACGTGACTGAACTTCAATTCCATTGCATGCCTCCTGCCCACCGGTGTCGTATTGACCCATCCTACAAGCGATTGCGATCACGATTCATCAGTCGAATTTGATCAAGTCCTTGAAGATCAACTGACCCCAGCTATTTCCGCGTGCCTGCACCAGCAGTCCACCTTCCGAAAGCCCGCCCAGTTTAATCGGCGAGAATCCGAGATTTTCCGCGAGCGTAGCAATCTCCGCTGCGGCGCCGTCATCGTCGCTCGCCAGGAACACGACTCGCTTGCCACCTTTTACCGCCGGATCCTGGTCAAGAACGCCAGCGACCAAATGGTTGAAGCCCTTGACCAGTCTTGCACCCGTGAAGGCCTGCGCGATGAACTTGGAAGAAGGCTGTCCTCCCAGTTCCTCGGGAGGTACGCCGTAGGCATTGGTCACATCGATGAGGGTCTTGCCCTTCCAGCTCGGCAGGGCCTTCGCGACATCCCGATAGGACTCGAATCGGACAGCCAAAAAGATGATGTCTGCCTTGAGGGCATCTGCCAGTGTTTTGGGAAGGATCTCGGGGCCGATTGCGGCCGTAGTGGAGGCAAAGCTTTCCGGGTCGCGAGTGGTTGCGACGGATACTTCGATGCCGCTGCGGGCAAATGCCTTGGCCAGCGCCTGGCCGAGTTTGCCGAAGCCGATAATTGCGTAGCTCATGTATTTTCCTCAGGTTTTATTGCGCCCAGCAGGCTCCGAATATCGATGGAGTAACCGGCCGGGCGTAGGGATTCAGATTTGCGCCAGACCGCCGTCGACGGCGACCTCGCTGGCGGTCATAAAGCTACTGTCTTGCGACGCGAGAAACGCGGCCGCCGCGCCGATCTCTGTCGGATCCGCCATGCGCTGGAGTGGATTCATCGAAGCGAAGAGCTTCATGCCTTCTTCGCCTAACGCTGCCTTCGCGAGTTCCGTCGCCGTCGGGCCGGGCGACAGCACGTTGACCCGGATGCCGGTGCCCTTCAGGTCCTCGGCCCAGGTCCGCGCAAGGTTGCGTACTGCCGCTTTGCTTGCGCTGTAGACGCTGAATGCCGGGGCGCCTGTGGTGCCGGCGCTCGATCCGGTGAGGATGATCGAACCGCCCTGCCCCATCAGCGGCAGCGCCTGCTGGACCGTGAAGATCAAGCCCTTCACGTTGGTTTCAAAGGTTTCGTCAATGTGCTCGGCGGTGATCTTGCCGAGCGGAAGTTGGCTGCCCGCCCCGGCATTGGCGAAGACGATGTCGAGGGTTCCGCGCTCGGCCTTCACCGCCGCGTAGAGCCGGTCGAGATCGGCCAGCTCGGAGACCGAGCCCTTCACTGCGCGGGCATTCGGCCCGAGTTCCGCCACAGCAGCGTCGAGCGCTTCCTGTCGGCGGCCGAAGATGAAGACGAACGCGCCCTCCTCGATGAAGCGTTTTGCTGCGGCGAGGCCGATGCCGGTAGCGCCGCCGGTGATCACCGCGGTCTTTCCATTCAGTCTGGTCATGTCGTGCATCCTTCGTTGGAGTTGTGCCCAAGCAGGATTGCTTGCTTGAGACGAGGATGCAGCGCTGATAACCTAAGGACAAGTATGCACCTTTTGGTAAGTATCAAAATATGACGACGACTTCTGAAATCTGTGGCACCGGTTGCGGGCTCAACGCCACGCTGCGCATCATCTCGGGCAAGTGGAAACCGCTGGTCTTGTTTTTCCTGCGCGACGGCCCGAAACGCTACGGAGAACTCAAACGTTTGATCCCGGGCGTCAGCGACAAGGTGTTGATCCAGCAATTGAAGGATCTGGAAGCCGATCGCGTGCTGGCGCGGAACGACTACAAGGAAGTGCCGCCACGCGTGGACTACACGCTGACCCCGCTCGGTCGCAGCCTGGCTGACGCGATCATGCCGCTGTGCGCCTGGGGCACCGAGAACGCCGCGCAAATGGCCAGCATCTTTGCCGAGCGCGACGCTCTGGCCTAGCGGGATGCTGAAGTACCGCTGTGTCAGGCGACCCTGCGCAGGCGCGCGCCATCTTTTCGCAGAGCGAACACCTGAGCCGCCACACCAACCACCAGCGCCAGGGCGATGAAACCCAGCGCACCTTTGAGCAACGGGGAATTCGGGTCGGTGACGATGGGGTGGCCATCGGGGACTCGACGCAACGTTTCGGAGACGGTCGGGACCATCAGCAAGAACGCCGTCAGGCTCAGAAGAATGGTTTCAAGGTACACCCCTGCCCGGCCCAGCCAGGCAATGAAGCCTACCCCGTAACCGGCGAGCAACAACACGATCGTGACCGCGCCGATCACCGGGCTGATCGGTTGATGGGCCACCAGAAACACAGTCAAGCCGCCGATCAGCATCGAGACGAAATACGCAAGGCCGGCACGCGAGCGAGGCACGATTCGTCCGTGCTTGATGAACATGTAGGCCGCCAATGGAATGGCTGGCAGGCTTCCAAGGGTGTGAACCCAGCCAAGGGTAGAGATCCCGAACATTCGACTATTCCTTCTTTGATTGGATGATGTACATCACGCAGCGCACGCTGTGCGTTGTCGATCAACCGCGTGAAAGCGTTATGCTTCGGGGCTCAGACTATTGAAGGCGTGGCCGGACTGACATGACGGATCTACTTGAAGACTTGACCATTCGTCCAGAGATGCAGCTGGAGGGGCTGGCCACAGGGGATCTGCTCTCGCAGGTATTGGCGCAGATTCGTCTGACCGGGGATCGCGTCTACTCCACCACGCAGGCCTTGGGTCAACGCCTGAAACTGGACGAAAAAAGCTCGCACATCTGCGTCCTGCAACAGGGACAGCTGCACATTGAAGGCGCTGACGGGCAGGTCCAGACGATCGAACAGGGCGACATCCTGCTGCTGCCCCACGATCCATCATCGCTGAACATCACCGTCTCCGAGGGACCTGCGTCGCTCGTCATCTGTCGCTTCTGGTTCGATGCCAGCAGCTTCCAGGCCATGCTGTTCGCCCTGCCGTGGCTGATCCATATCAAGCACGCCGAAGCTTCGGCGTGGTCGGAAGGTATCCTGCATTTCATGCTGATCGAGGCCAATGACACGCAGCCTGGCGGCGCGTTGATGATTTCGCGCCTGATTGACCTCACCGTCATTCGTATCCTGCGCACCTGGGTTCAGCACGGCATGGCGTCAGGCTGGCTAGGCGGCTTGTCCGACGAGCGCATCGCCCGAACCCTCAGAGCCATCCATGAAAAGCCCGGGCAACAATGGCGCATCGAGGCACTCGCCACGATCGCCGGCATGTCACGCTCAAGCTTCTGCGATCGGTTCAGCGCGCTGGTGGGACGCTCGCCACTGCGTTACCAGAATGAATGGCGCCTGACCCTGGCAAAAACCATGCTGGCCAAGCACAACAGCCGCATCGGCGAGGTCGGGTTTGCAATTGGCTACGAGTCCGAGGCTTCTTTCAGCCGCGCCTACAAGGCGTATTTCGGACGCTCGCCACGGGACGACAACAGCCAGGGTGGGGTTGAAGAACAGGTTTGAATCAGACGCGGCGTCCTCAGAACTGATCCACAGCCTCGAACACGCCCTTATCCTCCCCCAGGAACCCGCCGCTTTGATGCTGCCACAGCCGCGCATACACGCCGTTCTTCCCAAGCAATTCGGCGTGAGTGCCCTGTTCGATGATGCGTCCATCATCCATGACGATAAGCCGGTCCATGGCCGCAATCGTGGACAGCCGATGGGCGATGGCGATCACGGTCTTGCCCTGCATCATTTCATCGAGGCTTTCCTGAATCGCCACTTCGACTTCCGAGTCCAGCGCGCTGGTAGCCTCGTCGAGCAGCAGGATCGGGGCGTTCTTGAGCATCACCCGAGCAATCGCGACCCGTTGGCGCTGGCCGCCCGACAGCTTGATGCCGCGCTCACCCACCAGAGTGTCGTAGCCGGTGTGGCCTTGTCGGTCGCTCAGTTGGCTGATGAACCCATCGGCCTGGGCATTCGCCGCGGCGTTGCGGATCTGCGCGTCGGTCGCATCGGGACGGCCGTAAGCGATGTTGTCGCGAATCGAACGGTGCAGCAGCGAGGTATCCTGCGTGACCATGCCGATAGCGCCGCGCAGGCTGTCTTGCGTCACGTGTGCGATGTTTTGGCCGTCGATGCGAATCACCCCGCTGTCGACGTCGTAGAAGCGCAGCAGCAGGTTGATCAGCGTGGATTTGCCGGCGCCGGAGCGGCCCACCAGGCCAATCTTTTCGCCCGGGCGAATGCTCAGGCTCAGGCCATCGAGCACCTGGCGTTCGCCGTTGTAGTTGAAGCTGACGTTGTCGAAAGTGACCGCGCCGCCGGAGGTCGCCAGCACGCCCGCGTCCGGCGCATCCTGCACCTTGGCGCCCTGAGTCAGCGTCGCCATGCCATCCTGTACGGTGCCGATGCTCTCGAACAGCGAAGTCATTTGCCACATGATCCAGTGCGACATGCCATTGATCCGCAACGCCATGGCAGTGATCGCCGCCACGGCACCTGCGCCGACCTCGCCCTGGTGCCATAGCCACAGCGCATAACCACCGGCGGCCATGATCAACGCCACGACCAATGCCTGGTTGACGATCTCGAACAGGCTGACCAGGCGCATCTGGCGAAAGCCGGTTTGCTTGAAATCCTCCATCGCAGCACGCGCGAAGTGCGCTTCACGATTGGAGTGGGAGAACAGCTTCACCGTCGTGATGTTGGTGTAAGCGTCCGAGATACGCCCGGTCATCATCGACCGCGCATTCGCCTGTTCCTGCCCGACTTTCCCCAGGCGCGGCACGAAGTACAACATGGCCACGCCGAACAACACGACCCAGGCAACAAAAGGCAGCATCAGTTTCAGCGCGAAGCCACCGGCCAACGCGATGATTGCGATGAAATACACGCCGATCCCGGGCAAAATCTCGATCAGCGTGAACAGCACGTCGCGCACCGCCAGCGCAGTCTGCATGACCTTGGTCGTGACCCGGCCGGAGAACTCATCGGAAAAAAACGAAAGGCTTTGCCGCAGCATCAAGCGATGGAAATCCCAGCGCAGCCGCAACGGCAAGTTAATCGCCAATATCTGGTGCTGCACCATCGTGCGCAACGCCACCAGCCCGACGCTGGCCACCATGACAATGCCCATGCCCCACAACACGCGACTTTCCTGCGCTGCCGCCTCACCGCCGGCCTGCCAGGTCGAGAGCAGGTCCACGACCTGCCCGAGGAAGGAAAACAGCCAGGCTTCGTAAATCGACACCGCTGCACTGAGCAGCGCCAGCGCCAGGATGTAACCGCGAGCACCCCGGGTGCAGGCCCACAGGAAGCGAGCCAGGCCGTTGGGTGGCGGTGGTACCTCGTCAGGAGGAAAAGGGTCGAGTCTTCGTTCAAACGCACGAAGCATGGTGTTCTCCAAAACGATCAAGTTGAGGAGATTCTGCCATTGATCGGTTGCGTTGAGGGTTTTGCGGAGTTGAGGTTGCTTGTGAACAGCAGCAGACCACTTGACCGGTTACATCGCAATGCGTCGCAACGGCCAAGCTTTTTCGATGCTTGCTGGAGCCCGAGCACGCAAGGCCAGACGGCGCAAACGGCTGATGTCATTGGCGACAATTTTGAAACTTGGGCGACTGACTGCAACGGGTCGATAGCTGCCTGTCGTGAAGGACAGCTATCGGCCATTAGCTGCCACTCAAGATCGACAGCAGTTGGCCACTCTCTGCCCCACGCATCGATTTCCAGCGTCGCCCAGCGTTAAAAACTCAAGCTAAAGATTCTAACTTGTCGTCATAGACGGCAGAGCGCCTGAGCTCCAGGATCGTGCGCTCATGCACTGCGCCCCACTCTCGCATCGCACTCACCAACGGCGCGAGTGAGTTACCCAATTCTGTGAGCGAATACTCCACCTTTGGCGGCACCTCGCGGTAGATTTCGCGATGAATAACCCCGTCAGTTTCCAGTTCTCTCAACTGGAGTGTCAGCATCCTTTGAGTGATATCAGGGATTAGCCTACGTATCTCGTTGAAGCGCTTCGTTCCTGACATCAGGTGAAAAAGTATGAGTGATTTCCATTTTCCACCAATGACATCGACAGTAAACGCGACGGGACAAGCGAAAGCCTCAATTTCATCCTGAGGGTTACATTTTTTCACTGATATCACCATGGTATAAAAAGTGTGCCTACAGCACAAAATTGTGCGTACTTACCGAAATGTACTGTGCAAGCTAGCATGATTCCATATCAACCACTATGGAATCCCCCCCGATGAGCTTGTTGCTATCCCCCCACGAAATCAAAGGTCTCAAACTGAAAAACCGGGTCGTCATGTCCCCTATGTGCATGCACATGGCAGCGGATGATGGCTTCGTGACTGACTGGCACCGCGTTCATTATGGAGCTCGTGCCTTGGGCCAGGCGGCGCTGATTTTTCCCGAAACGCTGGCTATTCAGGCTGACGGTCGTATCGGAGCCGGTGACCTTGGGATCTGGAGCGATGAGCACGTTGTTGGCTTAAAGGCGCTGACGGAACTGCTTCACAACTTTGGTGCAAAAGCCGGCGCTCAGATCGGTCATGCCGGGCGCAATGCTGACCTGCCCAATCTCATTCACATCGCTCCCTCGGCGATTCCGTTCACGGAAGCCAGCCCTGTTCCTCGCGAACTCGCGGCTGATGAAATTCCGGGTCTGGTTAAGCTTTATGGGGATGCCGCACGGCGTGCCAGCGACGCTGGATTCGATGTGCTTGAGATCCATGCCGCGCACGGCTACTTATTGAGTGAATTCCTCTCGCCGCTGGCTAACACCCGTGACGATGAATATGGCGGTGATGCCAAGCGTCGCTATCGCTTCCTGCGCGAGGTGCTGGAAGAGGTTAAAACTCATTGGGGAAATCGCCCTCTATTCGTTCGCATCTCCAGTTCTGATTACGCCGAAGGCGGAAACACGCCCGAGTCGTTCCTCGAATATGGTCGCTGGATGAAAGAGCAGGGGGTTGACTTGATCGATTGCAGCTCCGGTGGGATCAAGATGGTCAAGGTCGAGACCTACCCAGGTTACCAAGTACCGGCCGCTGAATTACTGCGTAAGGAGTTGCATATTGCGACAGGCGCTGTGGGTGTAATCCAAAGTGGGCGTCAGGCCGAAGAAATCTTGCAGAACGGCCGAGCTGATCTGGTGTTCGTCGGTCGGCAAATGCTCCGAGATCCATTCTGGGTTCGCACTGCTGCAGATGATTTAAAAGAAATCATTGAGATTCCTAAAGCCTATACGCGTTATGGATCTACCTGGCTTGATACCAAAGCCTGATGCTTTTTTTTTGCACTAATCAGATCAGTTATAGACAGCAATCCGATAAAGCAGGAAGAAAACCATGAGCAAACCTACTTACGTGGAAGAATACCAAGCCATTTCCGAGGTGCTTAACAAGTACATTGAGGGCTGCAAGCAGGCCAAAAGCAGCATCATGAAGCCAGCCTTCAGTGAGCAAGCGACGATGTACAGCGTCGATGGCGACGGTAAGCTGGCTGGCGGCGCAATTCCAATCCTGTTCGAAGGAATTGACAAGGGTTTCCACCCCTCTCCTGACGCACCGGCTGCTATCGTCCGTATAGACGTCGTGGGAACCGCGGCTAGCGCTCGCATCGACGCCAATGAAATGTCAGGCATCTCTTTCACTGACTTTTTTCATCTGCTGAAGGTTGATGGCAAGTGGACTGTGGTCAGCAAGATTTTCCACACCCTCGTCGCGCCTTGATCCTTTCCCTCTTGGGGTATGTGTGGGGGGAGTGATTCTCCCCAACATGCAAGCTGTGCTATTTGCAGTTGATCATGAGTTAACAACCGTAGTCCCTACTCAGTTAAGAGTGAGCAAATGAAAGTTACTTCGACCATGAGTTTGTTTTTTGTCGCCCTGATTTTGAGTTTAGGCCCAACCGTTCAAGCTAATAACTTACCGGACGACAGACAAGTTAATAGCAAGGAAGTGAGCAAGTCCACGTATGCAGAAGAGTACCAAGCCATTGCTGAGGTGCTTAACAAATATATTGAAGGTTGCAAGCAGGCTAAGAGCAGTATCATGAAGCCCGCTTTCAATGAACTTGCGACTATGTACAGCGTCGGCGCCG containing:
- the namA gene encoding NADPH dehydrogenase NamA: MSLLLSPHEIKGLKLKNRVVMSPMCMHMAADDGFVTDWHRVHYGARALGQAALIFPETLAIQADGRIGAGDLGIWSDEHVVGLKALTELLHNFGAKAGAQIGHAGRNADLPNLIHIAPSAIPFTEASPVPRELAADEIPGLVKLYGDAARRASDAGFDVLEIHAAHGYLLSEFLSPLANTRDDEYGGDAKRRYRFLREVLEEVKTHWGNRPLFVRISSSDYAEGGNTPESFLEYGRWMKEQGVDLIDCSSGGIKMVKVETYPGYQVPAAELLRKELHIATGAVGVIQSGRQAEEILQNGRADLVFVGRQMLRDPFWVRTAADDLKEIIEIPKAYTRYGSTWLDTKA
- a CDS encoding winged helix-turn-helix transcriptional regulator translates to MKKCNPQDEIEAFACPVAFTVDVIGGKWKSLILFHLMSGTKRFNEIRRLIPDITQRMLTLQLRELETDGVIHREIYREVPPKVEYSLTELGNSLAPLVSAMREWGAVHERTILELRRSAVYDDKLESLA
- a CDS encoding ABC transporter ATP-binding protein; protein product: MLRAFERRLDPFPPDEVPPPPNGLARFLWACTRGARGYILALALLSAAVSIYEAWLFSFLGQVVDLLSTWQAGGEAAAQESRVLWGMGIVMVASVGLVALRTMVQHQILAINLPLRLRWDFHRLMLRQSLSFFSDEFSGRVTTKVMQTALAVRDVLFTLIEILPGIGVYFIAIIALAGGFALKLMLPFVAWVVLFGVAMLYFVPRLGKVGQEQANARSMMTGRISDAYTNITTVKLFSHSNREAHFARAAMEDFKQTGFRQMRLVSLFEIVNQALVVALIMAAGGYALWLWHQGEVGAGAVAAITAMALRINGMSHWIMWQMTSLFESIGTVQDGMATLTQGAKVQDAPDAGVLATSGGAVTFDNVSFNYNGERQVLDGLSLSIRPGEKIGLVGRSGAGKSTLINLLLRFYDVDSGVIRIDGQNIAHVTQDSLRGAIGMVTQDTSLLHRSIRDNIAYGRPDATDAQIRNAAANAQADGFISQLSDRQGHTGYDTLVGERGIKLSGGQRQRVAIARVMLKNAPILLLDEATSALDSEVEVAIQESLDEMMQGKTVIAIAHRLSTIAAMDRLIVMDDGRIIEQGTHAELLGKNGVYARLWQHQSGGFLGEDKGVFEAVDQF
- a CDS encoding nuclear transport factor 2 family protein; amino-acid sequence: MSKPTYVEEYQAISEVLNKYIEGCKQAKSSIMKPAFSEQATMYSVDGDGKLAGGAIPILFEGIDKGFHPSPDAPAAIVRIDVVGTAASARIDANEMSGISFTDFFHLLKVDGKWTVVSKIFHTLVAP